The following are encoded in a window of Mycobacteroides chelonae CCUG 47445 genomic DNA:
- the msrA gene encoding peptide-methionine (S)-S-oxide reductase MsrA, whose protein sequence is MASWVDNVRDQILGRLEEGLKPGKSAIVEEGAALPGRATPIRVSGVHFVNGRTIVPPFPEGLDTAVFGEGCFWGAERGFWNLPGVYSTAVGYAGGYTPNPTYEEVCSGRTGHSEVVLVVFDPREVTYEQLLVQFWESHDPTQGMRQGNDRGTQYRSVVYTTSESQAAQAAESAARYGAALAEAGYGAVTTEIAPLDGPLGDSKSASRTFFYAEEYHQQYLAKNPNGYCGLGGTSVSCPVGLDVPPGGPAQA, encoded by the coding sequence ATGGCTTCTTGGGTAGATAACGTTCGCGATCAGATCCTGGGACGGCTCGAGGAAGGGCTCAAACCCGGAAAGTCGGCAATCGTCGAAGAGGGTGCGGCCCTGCCGGGGCGTGCCACGCCGATTCGGGTGTCCGGCGTCCATTTCGTCAACGGCCGCACGATCGTGCCGCCCTTTCCCGAGGGGCTGGACACCGCAGTGTTCGGGGAGGGCTGTTTCTGGGGTGCCGAGCGTGGGTTCTGGAACCTGCCGGGTGTCTATTCGACGGCCGTCGGCTATGCCGGGGGCTACACGCCCAATCCGACTTACGAAGAGGTGTGTTCGGGGCGGACCGGTCACTCCGAGGTGGTGCTGGTGGTGTTCGACCCCCGCGAGGTGACCTACGAACAGCTGTTGGTGCAGTTCTGGGAGAGTCATGACCCGACCCAGGGCATGCGGCAAGGCAATGATCGCGGCACGCAGTACCGCTCGGTCGTCTACACGACCAGTGAGAGCCAGGCGGCACAGGCCGCCGAGAGCGCCGCGCGGTACGGGGCGGCTCTTGCTGAGGCCGGGTATGGCGCCGTCACCACGGAGATTGCTCCGTTGGACGGCCCGCTGGGGGATTCCAAGTCGGCTTCTCGGACCTTCTTCTATGCCGAGGAGTACCACCAGCAGTACCTGGCGAAGAACCCGAACGGATACTGCGGTCTAGGTGGGACGTCGGTGTCCTGCCCGGTCGGACTGGATGTGCCGCCCGGTGGTCCAGCGCAGGCGTGA
- a CDS encoding glycerophosphodiester phosphodiesterase translates to MTESPEPGDGEDLQLVQGADEIDGRAERHPFVVAHRGASADRPEHTLAAYELALEEGADGVECDVRLTRDGQLVCVHDRRVDRTSDGTGLVSEMTLSQLRALDFGGWHPGGAEAGPSTGLLTLEELVSLVLDWNRPVKLFIETKHPVRYGSLVENKVLALLHRFGIAAPASADMSRAVVMSFSAAAVWRIRRAAPMLPTVLLGETSRYLGGSAATTVGATAVGPSIATLREHPELVDRAAAQGRATYCWTVDHYEDVEFCRSIGVAWIATNHPGRTKAWLQRGLTGTAL, encoded by the coding sequence GTGACCGAGTCGCCGGAGCCTGGTGATGGGGAGGACCTTCAGCTCGTGCAAGGAGCCGACGAGATAGACGGCAGGGCCGAGCGTCACCCGTTCGTCGTCGCGCACCGGGGTGCGTCGGCGGATCGGCCCGAGCACACTCTTGCCGCGTACGAGCTCGCCCTCGAAGAGGGTGCAGATGGTGTGGAATGCGATGTTCGCCTCACTCGTGACGGACAACTGGTCTGCGTCCACGACCGCAGGGTGGATCGCACGTCCGACGGGACCGGATTGGTCAGTGAGATGACACTGAGCCAGCTGCGCGCGTTGGACTTCGGAGGATGGCACCCCGGCGGAGCGGAGGCTGGACCGAGCACCGGGCTGCTGACCCTCGAAGAGCTGGTCTCCCTGGTGCTCGACTGGAACCGCCCGGTGAAACTGTTCATCGAAACCAAACATCCGGTCCGCTATGGATCGTTGGTGGAAAACAAGGTGCTGGCGTTGTTGCATCGGTTCGGCATCGCCGCACCGGCGTCAGCGGATATGTCGCGGGCAGTCGTCATGTCGTTCTCGGCAGCGGCGGTATGGCGTATCCGTCGCGCGGCGCCCATGCTGCCGACCGTGCTCCTGGGTGAGACGTCGCGATATCTGGGAGGCAGTGCCGCGACCACCGTGGGAGCCACTGCGGTGGGGCCCTCTATCGCCACCTTGCGCGAGCACCCGGAATTGGTCGACCGGGCTGCGGCGCAGGGGCGAGCCACCTACTGCTGGACCGTCGACCATTACGAAGACGTCGAATTCTGCCGGAGCATAGGTGTCGCCTGGATAGCCACCAACCATCCCGGCCGCACCAAAGCATGGTTGCAACGGGGCCTCACCGGCACCGCGCTGTAG
- a CDS encoding ferritin translates to MSVNDTPKTKFNALLHDQIGHEFTASQQYIAIAAYFDDADLPQLAAHFYKQAVEERNHAMMIVRYLIDRRVSVEIPPVGAVTNGFTAPREPLALALAQEQTVTEQVTELARTARDEGDYIGEQFMQWFLKEQVEEVALMDTLLTVAERAGDNYFDLEEFVAREISVESSDPTAPPAAGGSL, encoded by the coding sequence ATGTCCGTGAACGACACTCCCAAGACTAAATTCAACGCGCTTCTCCACGACCAGATCGGCCACGAGTTCACCGCGTCGCAGCAATACATCGCTATTGCCGCTTATTTCGATGACGCCGATCTTCCGCAGCTCGCCGCGCATTTCTACAAGCAGGCGGTAGAAGAGCGCAATCACGCCATGATGATCGTGCGGTACCTGATCGACCGGCGCGTTTCCGTGGAGATCCCGCCCGTAGGCGCGGTCACGAACGGATTCACCGCGCCGCGTGAGCCGCTGGCGCTCGCACTGGCTCAGGAGCAGACCGTTACCGAGCAGGTCACCGAGCTGGCCCGCACCGCCCGGGACGAGGGCGACTACATCGGCGAGCAGTTCATGCAGTGGTTCCTCAAGGAACAGGTGGAAGAGGTCGCCCTCATGGACACGCTGCTCACCGTGGCCGAACGTGCCGGAGACAACTACTTCGACCTGGAGGAGTTCGTCGCACGCGAGATCTCGGTCGAATCAAGCGATCCCACCGCTCCCCCGGCCGCGGGTGGCTCGCTGTAG
- a CDS encoding LCP family protein, with product MTLVLVGFCTIVGTAFWIDGRLHRVDALTDYPERPLPGSGTNWLLVGSDSRQALSPEQEAELSTGGDTGDGRTDTILVVHIPAFYDGGPATTVSLPRDSYVPIPGYGSDKINAAFTLGGAALLTQTVEQATGLRIDHYAEIGFGGFASVVDAVGGVSMCLDEPIDDPLAGVNLAAECQILNGPKALGYVRSRATPRADLDRMTHQRVFMAALLHRVSSPAVWANPFRWYPLATSTADSITIAQGDHSWNLAQLGLALAGSTQNLTMPIGSFSSNWAGDIVTWDEDASARLFEALRTGQQVPADLLPDPATPTP from the coding sequence GTGACCCTTGTTCTCGTCGGGTTCTGCACCATCGTCGGCACGGCGTTCTGGATCGACGGGCGGTTGCACCGCGTGGATGCGCTCACCGACTATCCGGAACGACCCTTGCCCGGCAGCGGAACAAATTGGCTTCTGGTCGGCTCCGACAGCCGGCAAGCCCTCAGCCCCGAACAGGAGGCGGAGCTCTCTACCGGCGGCGACACCGGCGATGGCCGTACCGACACCATCCTCGTGGTGCACATACCGGCCTTTTACGACGGTGGGCCCGCCACCACGGTGTCCCTCCCCCGCGATTCGTACGTTCCCATTCCCGGATACGGAAGCGACAAGATCAACGCCGCCTTCACGCTGGGCGGAGCGGCTCTGCTCACCCAAACCGTCGAACAGGCCACCGGCCTACGCATCGACCACTACGCCGAAATCGGATTCGGTGGATTCGCCTCGGTGGTCGATGCCGTCGGCGGTGTCTCGATGTGTCTCGACGAGCCGATCGACGACCCCCTAGCCGGAGTCAACCTGGCCGCCGAGTGTCAGATACTCAACGGGCCCAAGGCACTTGGATACGTGCGCAGCAGGGCCACACCTCGCGCAGACCTGGACCGCATGACACATCAGCGGGTCTTCATGGCCGCGCTTCTTCACCGCGTGAGCAGTCCAGCGGTGTGGGCCAACCCATTCAGGTGGTATCCGCTCGCCACGTCTACCGCCGATTCCATCACCATCGCGCAGGGCGATCACAGTTGGAATCTGGCTCAACTGGGCCTGGCCCTAGCCGGCTCTACACAAAACCTGACAATGCCCATCGGCTCGTTCTCGTCGAACTGGGCGGGGGACATCGTCACCTGGGATGAGGATGCCTCGGCGCGGCTTTTCGAGGCCCTGCGCACCGGTCAGCAGGTTCCCGCAGACCTCTTGCCCGACCCGGCCACACCGACCCCTTGA
- a CDS encoding secretion protein EspR, giving the protein MSTTFTARLNRLFDTVYPPGRGPHTSAEVIAALRSEGITMSAPYLSQLRSGNRTNPSSATMKALANFFRIKPAYFTDDEYYEKLDQELTWLANMRDEGVRRIAARTVGLSVEAQDRITQAVDEYRRQEGLDS; this is encoded by the coding sequence ATGAGCACCACGTTCACCGCACGTCTGAATCGGTTGTTCGACACCGTGTATCCGCCCGGACGCGGCCCTCACACCTCTGCCGAGGTGATCGCGGCCCTGCGTTCCGAGGGCATCACGATGTCCGCGCCATACCTGTCGCAGCTGCGATCGGGTAACCGCACCAACCCTTCGTCGGCGACCATGAAGGCACTCGCGAACTTCTTCCGGATCAAGCCGGCGTACTTCACCGACGACGAGTACTACGAGAAGCTGGATCAGGAACTGACCTGGCTCGCCAACATGCGCGACGAGGGCGTCCGCCGGATCGCAGCCCGCACCGTGGGTCTGTCCGTCGAGGCGCAGGACCGCATTACACAGGCCGTCGACGAATACCGTCGTCAAGAGGGTCTCGACAGCTAG
- a CDS encoding superoxide dismutase — translation MAEYTLPDLDYDYGALEPHISGQINELHHSKHHAAYVAGVNSAVAKLEEAREKGDHAAIFLNEKNLAFHLGGHVNHSIWWKNLSPNGGDKPTGDLAAAIDDQFGSFDKFQAQFTAAANGLQGSGWAVLGYDSLGQKLLTFQLYDQQANVPLGIIPLLQVDMWEHAFYLQYKNVKADYVKAFWNVVNWADVQDRYTAATTKTSGLIFG, via the coding sequence GTGGCTGAGTACACACTGCCCGATTTGGACTACGACTACGGAGCGCTGGAGCCCCACATCTCGGGACAGATCAACGAGCTGCACCACAGTAAGCACCACGCGGCATACGTCGCGGGTGTCAATTCCGCTGTCGCCAAGTTGGAAGAGGCTCGCGAGAAGGGCGACCACGCCGCGATCTTCCTCAACGAGAAGAACCTGGCGTTCCACCTCGGTGGCCACGTGAACCACTCCATCTGGTGGAAGAACCTGTCGCCCAACGGCGGCGACAAGCCCACCGGCGATCTGGCCGCCGCCATCGACGACCAGTTCGGCTCGTTCGACAAGTTCCAGGCGCAGTTCACCGCCGCGGCCAACGGCCTGCAGGGCTCGGGCTGGGCCGTACTCGGTTACGACAGCCTGGGGCAGAAGCTGCTGACCTTCCAGCTGTACGACCAGCAGGCCAATGTCCCGCTGGGCATCATCCCGCTGCTTCAGGTCGACATGTGGGAGCACGCCTTCTACCTGCAGTACAAGAACGTCAAGGCGGACTACGTCAAGGCGTTCTGGAACGTGGTCAACTGGGCCGACGTGCAGGACCGCTACACCGCGGCGACCACGAAGACATCAGGTCTGATCTTCGGCTGA
- a CDS encoding DUF4328 domain-containing protein, whose protein sequence is MIQVCSRCGTQWNVREQRRYWCPRCRGTLLEPGITAPARHAAPVSRPPAAAQPSGGKYWVPPAAQGPVATPTGRPPARPTRLPAGYRWIAVRPGSPPTATRRRRPLGPTPRYAYIPRWGLVDHIEPAGSSRQGIAGGRVPSRVLERLLLATIITLAIVSCAHFLRYALMVYNRGALIPRFVASTSNGLVLFSVALAFAVMVATAWFLTEWMIARRAETYRDLGFEDPRARWEIRVGCLLPIVNIVGVPLLLLELAKIENRWYRQYRNIVWWSILWGVTWLLVLVTWVARDSVTVQGVADNALFTAIDYAIAAVAVWSLRRVYDGFTAPEGHHRAVRWLAVESPQGPVPIDADQPDVPATREDNSGAAVERTGQEPAALERDRVAGAW, encoded by the coding sequence ATGATCCAGGTGTGCTCCCGCTGCGGTACCCAGTGGAACGTGCGTGAGCAGCGTCGATACTGGTGCCCGCGGTGTCGGGGCACGCTGCTTGAGCCAGGCATAACCGCTCCGGCGCGCCATGCCGCGCCGGTATCGCGTCCGCCCGCTGCTGCGCAGCCATCGGGTGGCAAGTATTGGGTTCCGCCCGCCGCACAGGGGCCCGTGGCAACACCGACCGGGCGTCCGCCGGCCCGTCCGACACGGCTGCCCGCGGGATATCGATGGATTGCCGTGCGCCCTGGCTCGCCCCCGACCGCCACCCGCCGCCGCCGTCCGCTCGGGCCGACGCCCCGCTACGCGTACATCCCGCGCTGGGGTCTGGTCGACCACATCGAACCGGCGGGATCCTCACGCCAAGGGATAGCCGGGGGTCGTGTCCCCAGCCGGGTGCTCGAAAGGCTCCTGCTGGCCACAATCATCACCCTGGCAATCGTTTCGTGTGCCCATTTTCTTCGATATGCGTTGATGGTGTACAACCGCGGAGCCCTGATTCCCAGATTCGTCGCCAGCACGTCGAACGGGCTAGTGCTCTTCAGCGTGGCGCTCGCCTTCGCGGTGATGGTGGCGACCGCGTGGTTCCTCACCGAGTGGATGATCGCGCGTCGGGCCGAAACATATCGGGACCTGGGATTTGAAGATCCACGGGCGCGCTGGGAGATCCGCGTGGGGTGTCTGCTGCCGATCGTGAACATCGTCGGCGTACCCCTACTGCTGCTGGAGCTCGCCAAGATAGAGAACCGCTGGTACCGGCAATACCGAAACATCGTGTGGTGGTCGATTCTGTGGGGCGTGACCTGGCTGCTGGTGCTGGTGACCTGGGTGGCCCGTGACTCGGTCACTGTGCAGGGAGTAGCGGACAACGCGCTGTTCACCGCCATCGACTACGCGATCGCGGCGGTAGCGGTCTGGTCCCTTCGGCGTGTGTACGACGGCTTCACCGCGCCGGAAGGACATCACCGGGCAGTGCGCTGGCTGGCGGTGGAATCTCCGCAAGGGCCAGTCCCGATCGACGCCGATCAACCCGATGTGCCGGCGACACGCGAGGACAATTCCGGCGCTGCGGTTGAACGGACGGGGCAGGAACCGGCAGCATTGGAGCGTGACCGAGTCGCCGGAGCCTGGTGA
- a CDS encoding sensor domain-containing diguanylate cyclase translates to MTYGEEYRLATRALRVSRNLAPLKIAIGLLCMSIVIFGVLIQLHPMGPHGLLLRVIHGVLVASSLVVGVCWIVLPWPKRRTAIAFVCWADISLFIGACMLSAPASRLGAISHMGLVGVFAAFLLGWRVLAAHCVFATAAVCAITVWNVHLGEATLFEQYVYHAPVISSVVLLPLIIQAVIEGGRRSLTAVSIAAHQDPLTGLLNRRGVQLALSSLLYGQRAPRIVAVVLVDVDRLKEINDTLGHEAGDEAIKAVAQVLTATARASDITARVGGDEFMIVALHDRAEEAVAFIERVSTPRAGIGPHGATVSIGSAWQSTGDDGFDFESLRRTADEVLYRVKRARDSDLSAAS, encoded by the coding sequence CTGACATACGGGGAGGAGTACAGACTCGCCACGCGCGCGTTGCGAGTCAGCCGCAACCTGGCTCCTCTCAAGATCGCTATCGGATTGCTGTGCATGTCGATCGTGATCTTCGGGGTACTCATTCAGCTCCATCCGATGGGGCCGCACGGGTTGTTGCTGAGAGTCATTCACGGTGTATTGGTGGCTTCTTCGTTGGTTGTTGGGGTGTGCTGGATCGTGCTGCCCTGGCCTAAGCGCCGCACCGCGATCGCCTTCGTGTGCTGGGCGGATATCTCACTGTTCATCGGTGCGTGCATGCTCTCGGCGCCGGCGTCCCGGCTGGGCGCGATTTCACATATGGGCCTGGTGGGTGTGTTCGCAGCGTTCTTGCTCGGCTGGCGGGTGCTGGCCGCTCACTGTGTCTTTGCGACCGCGGCGGTCTGTGCCATCACGGTGTGGAATGTCCATCTCGGTGAGGCGACACTTTTCGAGCAGTACGTCTACCACGCACCCGTCATCTCCTCGGTGGTGTTGTTACCCCTCATCATCCAGGCCGTGATCGAGGGTGGTAGGAGATCGCTGACAGCAGTCTCCATTGCGGCACACCAGGATCCGCTTACCGGATTGTTGAACCGCCGTGGTGTGCAACTGGCGTTGAGCTCACTGTTGTACGGGCAGCGCGCCCCGCGAATCGTTGCCGTCGTCTTGGTGGACGTGGATCGTCTCAAAGAAATCAACGACACGCTGGGACACGAGGCGGGCGATGAAGCCATCAAAGCCGTCGCTCAGGTGCTCACCGCTACTGCCCGGGCCAGCGATATCACGGCCCGGGTGGGCGGTGATGAGTTCATGATCGTCGCCTTGCATGATCGGGCCGAAGAAGCAGTCGCGTTTATCGAACGGGTCAGCACACCGCGCGCTGGTATCGGACCCCACGGTGCCACCGTCAGCATCGGATCGGCCTGGCAATCGACGGGCGATGATGGCTTTGATTTCGAGTCTCTGCGCAGAACCGCAGATGAGGTGCTCTATCGCGTCAAGCGCGCTCGCGATTCGGACCTCAGTGCGGCGTCCTAG
- a CDS encoding SAM-dependent methyltransferase, translated as MSRGRQIQLTLTASRAIESLRANPLFVDTLAQHLVLASGDPYALALLDHQPADSPVAADPTSDHKSFIAHCRSLMTRHYDDSLLAATHSGARQVVLLAGGLDTRAYRLDWPDGTTVFEVDYPELLGFKQEVLAEIGAQPRAERRQVGTFLSGPWQPDLTAAGFDPDLPTAWLGEALVSHLPGPSHDALFERVIEMSALGSTIATDTDGAAPSGQPWADVRDALTSDTFQVQELTLANDGRTRSGEWLSGHGWLAGTTTGHELAQRYANALSDEPAPYAQEFAERRFLTATLPSTYLS; from the coding sequence ATGTCCCGCGGCAGACAGATTCAATTGACGCTCACTGCTTCTCGCGCCATAGAGTCACTTCGAGCCAACCCATTGTTTGTCGACACATTGGCCCAACACCTGGTACTGGCATCGGGTGACCCCTATGCGCTGGCACTCCTCGACCATCAACCAGCGGATTCTCCCGTTGCTGCGGATCCGACTAGCGACCACAAATCGTTCATCGCGCATTGCCGGTCACTGATGACGCGTCACTACGATGACTCCCTGCTGGCCGCAACACATTCCGGCGCCCGCCAGGTCGTGCTGCTAGCGGGTGGGCTAGACACCCGCGCCTATCGGCTGGACTGGCCTGATGGCACCACGGTCTTCGAAGTCGACTACCCGGAGCTACTCGGCTTCAAGCAGGAGGTGCTCGCCGAGATTGGTGCGCAACCGCGTGCCGAACGCCGACAGGTCGGAACGTTCCTCAGTGGGCCATGGCAGCCCGACCTGACCGCAGCGGGCTTTGACCCCGATCTACCCACCGCGTGGCTGGGCGAGGCACTCGTCTCACATCTGCCAGGTCCGAGCCATGACGCACTCTTTGAGCGCGTCATCGAAATGTCGGCCCTCGGCAGCACCATCGCCACCGACACCGACGGCGCGGCCCCCTCCGGCCAGCCATGGGCCGACGTTCGTGACGCGTTGACTTCCGACACATTCCAGGTGCAGGAACTCACTCTGGCCAACGACGGACGGACCCGTTCCGGTGAGTGGTTGTCGGGGCACGGCTGGCTTGCAGGCACGACCACCGGTCACGAACTCGCACAGCGCTACGCCAACGCTTTGAGCGATGAGCCGGCGCCGTACGCCCAGGAGTTCGCGGAACGCCGGTTTCTCACCGCGACGCTGCCTTCGACATACCTTTCCTAG
- a CDS encoding rhodanese-like domain-containing protein, translated as MSFPSGDEVPQVGIHEISAALDLGVKLLDVREDDEWAAGHIDGAQHIPLGDVPSRMDELDPDAPLWVICHAGGRSQRAAAYLNRNGFDVSNVSGGMLAWVQAGKPTIS; from the coding sequence ATGAGTTTCCCCTCGGGTGATGAGGTTCCACAGGTCGGCATCCACGAGATCTCGGCCGCACTGGATCTTGGTGTCAAGTTGCTTGACGTCCGTGAGGACGACGAGTGGGCGGCCGGCCATATCGACGGCGCGCAACATATACCGCTCGGTGATGTGCCCTCCCGGATGGACGAGCTGGATCCGGATGCTCCGCTGTGGGTGATCTGCCATGCGGGCGGGAGATCTCAGCGCGCGGCCGCCTATCTGAACCGCAACGGATTCGATGTCAGCAACGTCTCTGGTGGCATGTTGGCGTGGGTACAAGCAGGTAAACCCACCATCAGCTGA
- a CDS encoding ferritin, producing the protein MATTDLHARASSPFLELLRDQIGNEFTASQQYIAIAVYYDDADLPQLAKRFYAQAVEERNHAMMIIRYLIDKNVDVSIPGVDGVVNEFADARAPIALALEQEKRVTDQITALARAARTSGDYYGEQFMQWFLKEQVEEVAAMDTLLTVVDRADHDLFDLENFVARELNRPIGQDPTAPSAAGGAL; encoded by the coding sequence GTGGCTACCACCGACCTCCATGCGCGTGCATCTTCACCGTTCCTCGAACTGCTGCGGGACCAAATCGGCAACGAGTTCACGGCCTCCCAGCAGTACATCGCGATCGCGGTCTACTACGACGATGCCGATCTGCCGCAGCTGGCCAAGCGCTTCTACGCGCAGGCGGTCGAAGAGCGCAATCACGCGATGATGATCATCCGCTACTTGATCGACAAGAACGTGGACGTCTCGATCCCCGGTGTTGATGGTGTCGTGAACGAATTCGCCGATGCGCGCGCACCCATCGCCCTGGCGCTCGAACAGGAGAAGCGCGTCACCGACCAGATCACCGCGCTCGCCCGTGCGGCTCGCACGTCGGGCGACTACTACGGCGAGCAATTCATGCAGTGGTTCCTCAAGGAACAGGTGGAAGAGGTCGCCGCCATGGACACGCTGCTGACGGTTGTCGATCGTGCCGATCATGACCTGTTCGATCTGGAGAACTTCGTGGCGCGCGAGCTCAACCGCCCCATCGGACAGGACCCAACGGCACCCTCTGCCGCCGGGGGCGCACTCTGA